The following are from one region of the Klebsiella aerogenes genome:
- the lsrK gene encoding autoinducer-2 kinase — translation MSYLLALDAGTGSIRAVIFDLNGRQVAVGQAEWKHLSVDNVPGSMEFDLTTNWQLACQCIRQALDAARLSPADIQSVACCSMREGIVLYDRDGEAIWACANVDARASREVAELKEIHDDRFESEVYSVSGQTLALSAMPRLLWLAHHRPDIYRKAATITMISDWLAAKLSGELAVDPSNAGTTGMLDLFSRDWRPALLDMAGLRADILSPVKETGTVLGTVTATAAQQSGLRVGTPVVMGGGDVQLGCLGLGVVRAGQTAVLGGTFWQQVVNLPEVRTDPEMNIRVNPHVIPGMAQAESISFFTGLTMRWFRDAFCAEEKLIAERLGVDAYSLLEEMASRVPAGSHGVMPIFSDAMHFKQWYHAAPSFINLSIDPEKCNKATLFRALEENAAIVSACNLAQISQFSGVTFDSLVFAGGGSKGTLWSQILSDVTGLPVRVPVVREATALGCAIAAGTGAGLYSDMASAGEKLVSWHRVFTPNPQHRDLYQEMMSKWQSVYADQLGLVDSGLTTSMWQAPGLERRQRVAPSP, via the coding sequence ATGAGTTACCTGTTAGCGTTAGATGCCGGGACCGGCAGCATTCGGGCGGTTATTTTCGATCTCAATGGCCGCCAGGTGGCGGTAGGCCAGGCCGAATGGAAACACCTGAGCGTCGATAACGTCCCTGGCTCGATGGAGTTCGACCTCACCACCAACTGGCAACTGGCCTGTCAGTGCATCCGCCAGGCGCTCGACGCCGCCCGGCTTTCCCCTGCGGATATTCAGTCCGTCGCCTGCTGTTCGATGCGCGAAGGCATCGTCCTTTATGACCGCGACGGCGAGGCGATTTGGGCCTGCGCCAACGTTGATGCCCGCGCCAGCCGCGAAGTGGCGGAGCTCAAGGAGATCCACGACGACCGCTTTGAATCCGAGGTGTACAGTGTTTCCGGCCAAACCCTGGCGCTGAGCGCCATGCCGCGCCTGCTGTGGTTGGCGCATCATCGCCCGGATATCTATCGTAAAGCGGCGACCATCACCATGATTAGCGACTGGCTGGCAGCGAAGCTTTCCGGCGAGCTGGCGGTCGATCCGTCCAACGCCGGAACGACCGGTATGCTCGATCTGTTCAGTCGCGACTGGCGCCCGGCGCTGCTGGACATGGCCGGGCTGCGCGCCGATATTCTCTCGCCGGTGAAAGAGACCGGCACGGTATTAGGCACAGTGACCGCAACGGCGGCGCAGCAAAGCGGCCTGCGCGTCGGCACGCCGGTCGTGATGGGCGGCGGCGACGTACAGCTCGGCTGCCTGGGGCTCGGCGTGGTGCGCGCCGGGCAAACGGCGGTGCTTGGCGGCACCTTCTGGCAGCAGGTCGTGAATCTGCCGGAAGTGCGCACCGACCCGGAGATGAACATTCGCGTAAACCCGCATGTCATCCCCGGTATGGCGCAGGCCGAATCCATCAGCTTCTTTACCGGCCTGACCATGCGCTGGTTCCGCGACGCCTTCTGCGCCGAAGAAAAACTGATCGCCGAGCGCCTCGGCGTCGATGCCTATTCACTACTGGAAGAGATGGCCAGCCGCGTACCGGCGGGTTCGCATGGGGTGATGCCGATTTTTTCCGATGCCATGCACTTTAAGCAGTGGTACCACGCCGCGCCGTCATTTATTAACCTCTCCATCGACCCGGAGAAGTGCAATAAAGCCACCCTGTTCCGCGCGCTGGAGGAGAACGCGGCGATTGTCTCCGCCTGCAACCTGGCGCAGATTTCGCAGTTCTCCGGGGTAACATTCGATAGCCTGGTGTTTGCCGGCGGCGGCTCGAAGGGAACACTGTGGAGTCAGATCCTCAGCGACGTCACCGGCCTGCCGGTGCGGGTGCCGGTGGTCCGCGAAGCCACCGCCCTCGGCTGCGCCATCGCCGCCGGAACCGGCGCCGGGCTGTATAGCGATATGGCCAGCGCCGGGGAAAAACTGGTGAGCTGGCATCGGGTCTTTACTCCCAATCCGCAGCATCGCGATCTATATCAGGAGATGATGAGCAAGTGGCAGTCAGTGTATGCCGATCAGTTGGGCCTGGTGGATAGCGGATTGACCACCTCGATGTGGCAAGCGCCGGGTCTGGAGCGCCGCCAACGCGTAGCACCCTCACCCTAA
- the lsrR gene encoding transcriptional regulator LsrR — protein sequence MSEKRITEENRYAGLALAEEELVARVAWCYYHDGLTQNDIGERLGLPRLKISRLLEKGRQSGVIRVQINSRYEGCLALESELQQRFGLKIARVLPALNTPPMNTRLGIGAAQSLMGILQPGQLLAVGFGEATMSCLQHLSGFIGSQQVRLVTLSGGVGPYMTGIGQLDAACSVSIIPAPLRVSSADVAEILRRESSVRDVMLAATAADAAVVGIGAIDQRRDATILRSGYISEGEQLMYARKGAVGDILGYFLQADGRPVEGLEIHRELLGVTLDELAQLPTIVGVAGGEEKAQAIYAALVGKRINGLVTEETTARAVLTLAS from the coding sequence ATGAGCGAAAAACGCATTACGGAAGAGAACCGCTACGCCGGACTGGCGTTAGCCGAGGAGGAGCTGGTGGCGCGGGTGGCGTGGTGTTACTACCACGACGGCCTGACGCAGAATGACATCGGCGAGCGTTTAGGGTTGCCGCGGTTGAAGATTTCCCGCCTGCTGGAAAAAGGGCGTCAGTCCGGGGTGATCCGCGTGCAGATTAACTCGCGCTATGAAGGCTGTCTGGCGCTGGAGAGCGAACTGCAGCAACGTTTTGGCCTCAAGATCGCCCGCGTGCTGCCGGCACTGAACACCCCGCCGATGAATACCCGGCTGGGCATCGGCGCGGCGCAGTCGCTGATGGGCATTCTGCAGCCGGGGCAGCTGCTGGCGGTCGGCTTCGGCGAAGCCACGATGAGCTGCCTGCAGCACCTCAGCGGGTTTATTGGTTCGCAGCAGGTGCGGCTGGTGACGCTTTCCGGCGGTGTCGGCCCCTATATGACCGGCATCGGCCAACTGGATGCCGCCTGCAGCGTCAGCATTATCCCGGCGCCGCTGCGGGTCTCTTCGGCGGATGTCGCGGAGATCCTGCGCCGCGAGTCAAGCGTGCGCGATGTCATGCTGGCGGCAACGGCGGCGGATGCGGCGGTAGTTGGCATCGGCGCTATCGATCAGCGCCGCGACGCCACGATTTTGCGCTCTGGCTACATCAGCGAGGGCGAACAGTTGATGTACGCGCGTAAAGGCGCGGTCGGCGACATTTTAGGCTATTTCCTGCAGGCCGATGGTCGGCCGGTAGAAGGACTGGAGATCCATCGGGAACTCCTCGGCGTGACCCTCGATGAACTGGCGCAGCTGCCGACCATCGTCGGCGTCGCCGGGGGAGAAGAAAAAGCGCAGGCGATTTATGCCGCCCTTGTCGGCAAGCGCATCAATGGCCTGGTAACGGAAGAGACAACAGCACGCGCGGTGCTCACGCTGGCCTCCTGA